A genomic stretch from Cellulomonas sp. C5510 includes:
- a CDS encoding SCO6880 family protein, producing MSNDGVVAGYGNWKKPTSAGLVGLSFAGTMVAMVGLVVVVVVANVKGWLAALLAFAVVAAVVAMTVTRDKHGLNVADRTKERVRWWESRSSGSNLYRSGPLGRTPWGTCQLPGIAAATRLTEFVDVYERPFALLSSPVGTVTVVLASQPEGDSLVDQEQVDRWVSRFGGWLAGLSDYLGLIAASVTVETAPDTGTRLRQEVTLNLDPAAPPFAREVLAEVVDNYPVGSNKVSAYVALTFARSVAGRKRSIEDLGRDLAAQLPNLTGTLEATGAGATHPATAAELCELVRTAYDPASAVIFDEAASQGVRVDLTWSDVGPAAAEAGWQDYRHDSGLSRTWMVTGAPQGVVQSNILSGVLAPHRDVSRKRVTLLYTPHDPARAAAMVDADVRQTRAMLGERAGAGAYRAHQAAQKTAAEQAAGAGLVSFGMLITATVMDAAQEAQAAAAVQNLTAAARLMVRPTYGSQDTAFAAALPLGLHLPRYASMITATERVA from the coding sequence ATGTCGAACGATGGTGTTGTTGCCGGCTACGGCAACTGGAAGAAGCCCACGAGCGCTGGCCTCGTCGGTCTGAGCTTCGCCGGGACGATGGTCGCGATGGTCGGCCTAGTCGTCGTGGTCGTCGTAGCCAACGTCAAGGGGTGGTTGGCAGCGCTGCTCGCGTTCGCAGTGGTTGCCGCGGTCGTGGCCATGACCGTGACGCGCGACAAGCACGGGCTGAACGTCGCCGACCGCACCAAGGAGAGGGTGCGGTGGTGGGAGTCCCGCTCAAGCGGCTCGAACCTCTACCGTTCCGGTCCGCTGGGCCGCACGCCCTGGGGGACGTGCCAACTCCCGGGCATCGCCGCCGCGACTCGCCTGACGGAGTTCGTCGACGTCTACGAGCGCCCCTTCGCGCTACTCAGCTCCCCCGTCGGCACCGTGACGGTCGTACTGGCCAGCCAGCCCGAGGGCGACTCGCTGGTCGACCAGGAGCAGGTGGACCGGTGGGTGTCGCGCTTCGGCGGCTGGCTCGCCGGCCTCAGCGACTACCTCGGCTTGATCGCGGCATCGGTCACGGTGGAGACCGCGCCGGACACCGGCACCAGGCTGCGGCAGGAGGTCACGCTGAACCTGGACCCCGCGGCCCCGCCGTTCGCTCGGGAGGTCCTGGCCGAGGTCGTCGACAACTACCCGGTCGGGTCCAACAAGGTCAGCGCGTACGTCGCCCTGACCTTCGCCCGCAGCGTCGCGGGCCGCAAGCGCTCGATCGAAGATCTGGGCCGCGACCTGGCCGCCCAGCTGCCGAACCTCACCGGCACCCTCGAGGCGACAGGCGCGGGGGCCACACACCCCGCGACGGCCGCCGAGCTGTGCGAGCTGGTCCGCACGGCTTACGACCCCGCCTCCGCGGTCATCTTCGACGAGGCCGCCTCCCAGGGCGTCCGGGTGGACCTCACCTGGTCCGACGTCGGCCCGGCGGCCGCGGAGGCAGGGTGGCAGGACTACCGGCACGACTCAGGCCTGTCGCGCACGTGGATGGTGACTGGTGCCCCTCAGGGTGTCGTGCAGTCGAACATCCTGTCCGGGGTCCTCGCCCCGCACCGGGACGTCTCTCGCAAGCGCGTGACGCTGCTGTACACGCCGCACGACCCCGCCCGCGCCGCCGCCATGGTCGACGCCGACGTGCGTCAGACCCGAGCGATGCTCGGGGAACGCGCAGGCGCCGGCGCGTACCGCGCGCACCAGGCCGCGCAGAAGACAGCCGCGGAGCAGGCCGCCGGTGCGGGCCTGGTCTCGTTCGGCATGCTCATCACGGCGACCGTGATGGACGCAGCCCAAGAGGCGCAGGCGGCGGCCGCCGTGCAGAACCTCACCGCGGCCGCCCGGCTGATGGTTCGGCCGACGTACGGGTCCCAGGACACGGCGTTCGCGGCAGCGCTCCCGCTCGGCCTGCACCTGCCGCGGTACGCGAGCATGATCACGGCTACGGAGCGTGTCGCGTGA
- a CDS encoding ATP/GTP-binding protein: MHGALTAGESGPTPTGPGRRRRERAKAAKRAVRVLGARGWSGRGSGHAFGIPKVPLWRGTTAQVPGLFPFAVGAGTPMIGVPLGRSLLTGATLCCDPISWFQRAHLIANPSAFILGKPGLGKSTVIRRMAVGLAAYGVLPMVLGDLKPDMVDVIEAMDGQVIRLGHARSFLNILDPGESRQAAEQLRAAGRHDLADEVLADAHGRRRTMVSALLTISRKESPTDREEAIVDAALRLLDARLDRVPVLGDLLDVIREMPQELRHVAVDRGVDERYREITENLEASLISLTQGGRLGAMFSQATSTPIDRTRPVVFDVSGIHETETDLRAAALMACWSDGFASVTVAQVLADAGLEPRRHRFIVLDELWQALRSGTGMVDRVDALTRLNRTFGVGQVMASHTMSDLEALPDAADRMKARGFVERAGMVICGGLPESEMPLLNKVVPFTKAEQRMLISWTDPPAWDDQRGQEAEPPGRGHFLVKVGGRSGIPFRTFLTAAERDVNDTQKRWHAQSRIGEGRAVA; the protein is encoded by the coding sequence CTGCACGGAGCGCTCACGGCGGGGGAGTCCGGCCCTACCCCCACGGGCCCCGGCCGCCGTCGCCGTGAGCGTGCCAAGGCAGCTAAGCGCGCGGTTCGGGTCCTCGGGGCCCGGGGCTGGTCCGGTCGCGGCAGCGGTCACGCATTCGGGATCCCGAAGGTCCCGCTCTGGCGGGGGACTACAGCTCAGGTGCCGGGCCTGTTCCCGTTCGCGGTCGGCGCCGGGACGCCCATGATCGGCGTCCCGCTGGGCCGCAGCCTGCTGACCGGCGCGACGCTCTGCTGCGACCCGATCAGCTGGTTCCAGCGCGCACACCTGATCGCGAACCCGTCGGCGTTCATCCTCGGCAAGCCCGGACTCGGCAAGAGCACCGTGATCCGGCGCATGGCCGTCGGGCTGGCGGCCTACGGCGTGCTGCCGATGGTGCTCGGCGACCTCAAGCCCGACATGGTCGACGTCATCGAGGCGATGGATGGCCAGGTGATCCGGCTGGGGCACGCCCGCTCGTTCCTGAACATCCTGGACCCGGGAGAGTCCCGACAGGCCGCCGAGCAGCTGCGCGCCGCTGGCCGTCACGACCTGGCCGACGAGGTTCTGGCCGACGCGCACGGGCGGCGCCGCACGATGGTCTCGGCGCTGCTCACGATCAGCCGCAAGGAGTCCCCGACGGACCGGGAGGAGGCGATCGTCGACGCGGCCCTGCGGCTGCTCGACGCGCGCCTGGACCGAGTCCCGGTGCTCGGCGACCTGCTGGACGTCATCCGCGAGATGCCGCAGGAGCTGCGGCATGTGGCGGTCGACCGTGGAGTGGACGAGCGCTACCGCGAGATCACCGAGAACCTGGAGGCCTCGCTGATCTCGCTGACGCAGGGCGGGCGCCTCGGGGCGATGTTCTCCCAGGCCACCTCAACCCCGATCGACCGCACCCGCCCCGTCGTGTTCGACGTCTCGGGGATCCACGAGACCGAGACCGATCTGCGTGCCGCGGCGCTCATGGCCTGCTGGTCAGACGGGTTCGCCTCCGTCACCGTGGCCCAGGTCCTCGCGGACGCGGGCCTCGAGCCTCGCCGGCACCGGTTCATCGTGCTGGACGAGCTGTGGCAGGCGCTGCGCTCGGGCACGGGCATGGTCGACCGGGTCGACGCGCTCACGCGCCTGAACCGCACCTTCGGAGTGGGGCAGGTCATGGCCTCGCACACCATGAGCGACCTCGAGGCGCTCCCCGACGCCGCCGACCGGATGAAGGCCCGCGGGTTCGTCGAGCGCGCCGGCATGGTGATCTGCGGTGGCCTGCCGGAATCGGAGATGCCCTTGCTGAACAAGGTCGTGCCGTTCACCAAGGCCGAGCAGCGCATGCTCATCAGCTGGACCGACCCGCCGGCGTGGGACGACCAGCGCGGCCAGGAGGCCGAACCTCCCGGCCGCGGGCACTTCCTGGTGAAGGTCGGCGGCAGGTCCGGGATCCCGTTCCGGACGTTCCTGACGGCCGCCGAACGCGACGTCAACGACACGCAGAAGCGCTGGCACGCCCAGTCGCGCATCGGTGAGGGGCGGGCAGTGGCATGA
- a CDS encoding DUF4913 domain-containing protein produces MSDVDVIDRAHAAVERAETRVRTEDRRLAAASRAMEDAAGALDLARRRQEEHEAGRVAGERARDARSAQIAEAVRRAERKLQLTEEAIEDRQAECHVARVALERARGALERKKAEVLKAQAAALEIAPPIQEPELVYGSVIQFVEEYLLPLYRRKTATWCPQWWKHPEVTVRLQALWLSWEQLRQDPALGLSVWLRDHLDHHMPIVLASDGPLKGCKPGEHRGERELLTFDPPPAGLYPDERAGAQ; encoded by the coding sequence GTGAGCGACGTCGACGTGATCGACCGAGCCCACGCCGCCGTGGAGCGAGCCGAGACCCGGGTGCGGACCGAGGACCGCAGGCTCGCCGCCGCGTCCCGGGCGATGGAGGACGCGGCTGGTGCGCTCGACCTCGCACGACGCCGGCAGGAAGAGCACGAAGCCGGCCGCGTCGCCGGCGAACGGGCGCGCGACGCCCGCAGCGCGCAGATCGCCGAAGCGGTGCGCCGGGCGGAGCGCAAGCTGCAGCTGACCGAAGAGGCGATCGAGGACCGGCAAGCCGAGTGCCACGTCGCACGGGTGGCGCTCGAGCGCGCCCGTGGCGCCCTCGAGCGCAAGAAGGCGGAGGTGCTCAAGGCGCAGGCGGCCGCCCTGGAGATCGCCCCACCGATCCAGGAGCCGGAGCTCGTCTACGGCAGCGTCATCCAGTTCGTCGAGGAGTATCTGCTGCCGCTGTACCGGCGCAAGACGGCGACCTGGTGCCCGCAGTGGTGGAAGCACCCCGAGGTGACCGTCCGCCTTCAGGCGCTGTGGCTGTCCTGGGAGCAGCTGCGCCAGGACCCGGCGCTCGGCCTGTCGGTGTGGCTGCGCGATCACCTCGACCACCACATGCCGATCGTGCTGGCCAGCGACGGGCCCCTCAAGGGCTGCAAGCCAGGCGAGCACCGCGGCGAGCGCGAGCTGCTGACCTTCGACCCGCCCCCGGCGGGCCTGTACCCCGACGAGAGAGCAGGTGCCCAGTGA
- a CDS encoding CueP family metal-binding protein: MLAGCSATSDDDVLADLGLDGLTGQEIVTRLDTSTDSLPLNFTASVREDEVLVGDGTAEVAVPLDEGEFYVSIAPYIETTHECYFHSLATCQGELVDEPVEVTITDADGVVLVEESATTYSNGFVGYWLPEDVEGTIEITQGDLSGNVPFSTTEGSPTCVTTLQLT, from the coding sequence GTGCTCGCCGGCTGCTCCGCCACCTCGGATGACGACGTCCTCGCCGACCTCGGGCTCGACGGCCTGACCGGTCAGGAGATCGTCACGCGACTCGACACCTCGACGGACAGCCTGCCGCTGAACTTCACGGCCTCCGTGCGCGAGGACGAGGTCCTCGTCGGCGACGGGACCGCCGAGGTCGCCGTGCCCCTCGACGAGGGCGAGTTCTACGTCTCGATCGCGCCGTACATCGAGACGACGCACGAGTGCTACTTCCACAGCCTCGCGACCTGCCAGGGCGAGTTGGTCGACGAACCGGTGGAGGTCACGATCACCGACGCCGACGGTGTTGTCCTCGTCGAGGAGAGCGCCACGACCTACTCCAACGGGTTCGTCGGCTACTGGCTCCCTGAAGACGTCGAGGGAACGATCGAGATCACTCAGGGCGACCTGAGCGGCAACGTTCCGTTCAGCACGACCGAGGGCAGCCCGACCTGTGTGACCACCCTCCAACTCACCTGA
- a CDS encoding DUF6668 family protein: protein MSTVNPWAPAPAPVPDKPTPADPVPASSTLVGVARPQRGVPAPRVGLPAIPVRPRAAMWWVAAHGGAGGSTLATLVPGTAAVGPAWPDPIDGVAHCVLVCRTNVAGLRAAQTAMTQWAAGAAPAGVELHGLVAVADAPGRLPRPLREFLAILRGGVQQLWLLEWVEAWRVEPAPSLQSVPRAVTRTIRDLTAMTTSLATAQGTTEERYLA, encoded by the coding sequence GTGAGCACCGTCAACCCGTGGGCTCCCGCGCCCGCACCCGTCCCTGACAAGCCGACCCCCGCGGACCCGGTGCCGGCGAGCAGCACGCTGGTGGGCGTCGCGCGACCCCAGCGCGGCGTCCCGGCCCCACGCGTGGGCCTGCCCGCCATTCCGGTGCGCCCGCGCGCGGCGATGTGGTGGGTCGCCGCGCACGGCGGCGCCGGCGGGTCCACTCTCGCCACGCTCGTCCCCGGGACGGCCGCCGTCGGCCCCGCATGGCCGGACCCGATCGACGGGGTCGCGCACTGCGTGCTCGTGTGCCGCACGAACGTCGCCGGCCTGCGGGCGGCTCAGACCGCGATGACGCAGTGGGCGGCTGGCGCGGCGCCGGCAGGCGTGGAGCTGCACGGCCTCGTGGCTGTCGCGGACGCACCGGGGCGCCTGCCACGACCGCTGCGGGAGTTCCTCGCGATCCTGCGCGGCGGCGTTCAGCAGCTCTGGCTCCTGGAGTGGGTCGAGGCCTGGCGCGTCGAGCCGGCCCCGTCTCTGCAGAGCGTCCCTCGCGCGGTCACCCGGACCATCCGGGACCTGACTGCGATGACGACTTCCCTGGCGACCGCCCAGGGGACCACCGAAGAGAGGTATCTGGCATGA
- a CDS encoding type IV secretory system conjugative DNA transfer family protein, whose protein sequence is MSAPTKRSTPGNLEPGTVALAGLVAFFAVPACTAWGALRVDDALHDRNSTTGRNPLSVLAGLARGELAWSTTATISALLLLALVGGLLWSAAAGYRRLVPAKLPVDRAAVHMGRGKQVDALREAHVRRTARRLGCPDAIGLKVGTAVLGGYSVWAGWEDVSIDIWGPRSGKTTSRAIPSILDAPGAVMATSNKRDLVDATRDVRAARAGEEVWVFDPQALVDEPVTWWWNPLRFVTDEVSATRLAKVFIDATREPGARTDAYFDGAARDLLAGLLLAAARGDKPITEVFLWLADSTEDEPQHLLEQYGHRLMAASVAEVLALPDRQRAGVYGSAKQIVSFLLNAQATQWVTPSPGRREFDPHAFVRSQGTLYSLSKEGVGTAGPIVLALNVAVMTAAEEYAKHLRDGRLATPLVVVLDEAANVCRWQELPDMYSHFGSRGIIVQTFLQSWDQGVAVWGREGMLKLWNASTVRVYGGGTADPDFLDKLSQLIGEFERTTRSVSSSRHGGSTSWQAARERVLDVSDLASLPRGRIVVVAAGCRPVLVKPVPWMDGPHRDAVNASWKRHNPNGLTEMTERWAPGEPAEVAA, encoded by the coding sequence ATGAGCGCACCCACGAAGCGGTCCACTCCCGGCAACCTCGAGCCGGGCACGGTCGCGCTCGCCGGCCTGGTGGCGTTCTTCGCGGTTCCTGCCTGCACCGCCTGGGGCGCGCTGCGCGTCGACGACGCCCTCCATGACCGGAACTCCACGACCGGGCGTAACCCCCTGTCCGTCCTTGCCGGGCTCGCACGTGGGGAGCTGGCCTGGTCGACCACGGCGACGATCAGCGCGCTGCTGCTCCTGGCCCTGGTCGGCGGGCTGCTGTGGTCGGCGGCCGCGGGGTACCGGCGGCTGGTCCCGGCGAAGCTGCCCGTCGACCGCGCCGCGGTGCACATGGGCCGCGGGAAGCAGGTCGACGCGCTGCGCGAGGCCCACGTCCGCAGGACGGCACGGCGCCTCGGCTGCCCCGACGCGATCGGGCTGAAGGTCGGCACGGCGGTGCTGGGCGGGTACAGCGTCTGGGCCGGCTGGGAGGACGTCTCCATCGACATCTGGGGTCCCCGCTCCGGCAAGACGACCTCCCGTGCCATCCCCTCGATCCTCGACGCCCCCGGCGCGGTCATGGCGACGTCGAACAAGCGCGACCTGGTCGACGCCACCCGCGACGTTCGCGCCGCACGGGCGGGGGAGGAGGTGTGGGTGTTCGACCCGCAGGCCCTCGTCGACGAACCGGTCACCTGGTGGTGGAACCCGCTGCGGTTCGTCACCGACGAGGTGAGCGCCACCCGGCTCGCGAAGGTGTTCATCGACGCCACACGTGAGCCCGGCGCCCGCACGGACGCCTACTTCGACGGCGCGGCGCGCGACCTGCTCGCCGGCCTGCTTCTCGCGGCCGCGCGGGGTGACAAGCCGATCACCGAGGTGTTCCTGTGGTTGGCGGACTCGACCGAGGACGAGCCGCAACACCTCCTCGAGCAGTACGGCCACCGTCTCATGGCCGCGTCCGTCGCCGAGGTCCTGGCTCTGCCGGACCGCCAGCGGGCGGGCGTGTACGGGTCGGCCAAGCAGATCGTCTCGTTCCTGCTCAACGCACAGGCAACCCAGTGGGTCACGCCCTCGCCTGGGCGCCGTGAGTTCGACCCGCACGCGTTCGTCCGGTCTCAGGGCACGCTCTACTCCCTGTCCAAGGAGGGCGTCGGCACCGCCGGCCCGATCGTGCTCGCGCTCAACGTCGCGGTCATGACCGCGGCCGAGGAGTACGCCAAGCACCTGCGCGACGGGCGGCTGGCGACCCCGCTCGTCGTCGTGCTGGACGAGGCCGCGAACGTGTGCCGGTGGCAGGAGCTGCCCGACATGTACTCGCACTTCGGGTCGCGCGGCATCATCGTCCAGACGTTCCTCCAGTCCTGGGACCAGGGCGTAGCCGTGTGGGGCCGGGAGGGGATGCTCAAGCTCTGGAACGCCTCCACGGTGCGGGTCTACGGCGGGGGGACGGCCGACCCGGACTTCCTGGACAAGCTCTCGCAGCTGATCGGTGAGTTCGAGCGCACGACCCGCTCCGTGAGCAGCTCCCGCCACGGCGGCTCGACCTCGTGGCAGGCGGCACGTGAGCGCGTGCTCGACGTCTCGGACCTGGCCTCGCTCCCGCGCGGCCGCATCGTCGTCGTCGCTGCCGGCTGTCGCCCCGTGCTGGTCAAGCCGGTGCCCTGGATGGACGGCCCGCACCGCGACGCGGTCAACGCATCCTGGAAGCGCCACAACCCGAACGGCCTGACGGAGATGACCGAGCGCTGGGCGCCAGGTGAGCCCGCGGAGGTGGCGGCGTGA
- a CDS encoding signal peptidase I codes for MSRMVGLGRRAVTVVCVATVLLAVGLGLAQAAGFVRLLEVQGGSMEPTIANGSLLVTTPERVGDVAVGDVVSLVRNTGVRVTHRVVDVDAATGAITTRGDANAVSDPEPYSGQSLDRVVVAVPKLGASLRYLRLFMHSPYFLALVAGGIVAAAPWERRRPDGLQPEVVRT; via the coding sequence ATGTCGCGGATGGTCGGGCTCGGCCGCAGAGCAGTGACCGTGGTGTGCGTCGCCACTGTGCTGCTGGCGGTCGGGCTCGGCCTGGCCCAGGCCGCCGGCTTCGTGCGCCTCCTGGAGGTGCAGGGCGGGTCGATGGAGCCCACCATCGCCAACGGGTCGCTCCTGGTGACGACGCCCGAGCGAGTCGGCGACGTCGCCGTGGGCGACGTCGTGTCGCTCGTGCGCAACACCGGAGTTCGCGTGACGCACCGGGTCGTCGACGTCGACGCGGCGACGGGCGCGATCACCACGCGCGGGGACGCCAACGCAGTCAGCGACCCCGAGCCGTACAGCGGGCAGTCCCTGGACCGGGTCGTCGTCGCGGTGCCGAAGCTGGGCGCGTCGCTGCGCTACCTGCGCCTGTTCATGCACAGTCCGTACTTCCTCGCGCTCGTCGCCGGCGGGATCGTGGCAGCTGCCCCCTGGGAGCGCCGGCGGCCGGACGGGCTGCAGCCCGAGGTGGTGCGCACATGA
- a CDS encoding helix-turn-helix domain-containing protein yields MPRFVRPATPLTSREAAMLYAIDMPLAQSILRELSSRGPLLRAEIADGLGVSASSLRLHLEQLENAGIIQADVPAGQRRGRSVRYSVRVKGVVDAVDTLLAFVLTTNEYRVARHHDPRGDARGSDN; encoded by the coding sequence GTGCCCCGCTTCGTCCGCCCCGCGACGCCGCTGACGTCTCGGGAGGCAGCGATGCTGTACGCGATCGACATGCCGTTGGCGCAGTCCATCCTGCGGGAGCTGTCGTCGCGAGGGCCGCTGTTGCGAGCGGAGATCGCGGATGGGCTCGGCGTCTCGGCGAGCTCGCTTCGCCTCCACCTCGAGCAGCTTGAGAACGCGGGCATCATCCAGGCGGACGTCCCTGCAGGACAGCGGCGTGGGCGTAGCGTCCGCTACTCGGTGCGGGTGAAGGGCGTCGTCGACGCCGTCGACACGCTGCTCGCGTTCGTCCTGACCACGAACGAGTACCGCGTCGCGCGCCACCACGACCCGCGAGGCGACGCGCGGGGATCGGACAACTAG
- a CDS encoding winged helix-turn-helix domain-containing protein, which yields MPRIVVPRPQPHYVSRAIEVLGSHTRVELLHQLMRNAPLSSDALAQALELGVRHVNEHLRELRAFGLVVAEPVPGPHGHLRAGWTVDRHRLEYVAAVCSEYLLGS from the coding sequence ATGCCCCGCATCGTCGTACCCCGCCCCCAACCCCACTACGTCAGCCGAGCGATCGAGGTGCTCGGAAGTCACACTCGGGTCGAACTCCTCCACCAGCTGATGCGCAACGCTCCGCTCAGCAGCGACGCTCTGGCCCAGGCCCTCGAGCTCGGCGTTCGGCACGTCAACGAGCACCTCCGCGAACTCCGAGCATTCGGCTTGGTCGTCGCGGAGCCGGTTCCTGGCCCGCACGGACACCTGCGTGCCGGCTGGACGGTTGATCGACACCGGCTCGAGTACGTTGCGGCGGTGTGCTCCGAGTACCTGCTCGGATCTTGA
- a CDS encoding TasA family protein codes for MPKHREHAPRPIVTMSGRPTTTSLPLAERSWIRTTAGKAAVTATLLGALGVSGTLAGWVDDVQITAEVGTGTLDLAVNGQQGPIDVALTLPDGTDRLAPGDTLSTTINVENPGTLPAVVTTKLAGLGATSLGAQLDATLTATPSGAPVLTKGGKANGASLDAFTIAPGGTVPLRLDLSLPANTGNEWQNKDDKLTLTLTAVQE; via the coding sequence ATGCCGAAGCACCGTGAGCACGCCCCCCGCCCGATCGTCACGATGAGCGGGCGCCCGACCACCACCTCGCTGCCGCTCGCTGAGCGGTCCTGGATCCGCACCACCGCCGGCAAGGCCGCCGTCACCGCCACCCTGCTGGGCGCGCTCGGCGTTTCAGGCACGTTGGCCGGCTGGGTCGACGACGTCCAGATCACCGCCGAGGTCGGCACCGGGACGCTCGACCTCGCGGTCAACGGGCAGCAGGGTCCGATCGACGTCGCCCTGACGCTGCCCGACGGCACCGACCGACTCGCGCCCGGCGACACCCTCAGCACCACGATCAACGTCGAGAACCCCGGCACCCTGCCCGCGGTCGTCACCACCAAGCTCGCGGGCCTCGGCGCCACCTCGCTCGGCGCGCAGCTGGACGCCACGCTCACCGCGACCCCGTCGGGGGCGCCCGTCCTGACCAAGGGCGGGAAGGCCAACGGCGCGTCCCTGGACGCGTTCACGATCGCACCGGGCGGAACCGTCCCGCTTCGCCTGGATCTGTCGCTGCCGGCCAACACCGGGAACGAGTGGCAGAACAAGGACGACAAGCTCACCCTCACCCTGACCGCCGTCCAGGAGTGA
- a CDS encoding M23 family metallopeptidase, translated as MSDSKLGVIAAAGVALVIGPVLALGSCGVLVSTQAQLLATCQETLASATNATTLNVDAIADHPEISGPAISKDAAVRLEQLRNAAYIMNAAAALGLNTRAQEIGVMTAMGESSLRVIDYGDAAGPDSRGLFQQRDNGAWGSYADRMDPFISATNFFKALQRVSGWEQMTGTAAAHAVQRNADPDHYAKYEPTAKQIVAALAGATYDPQTPAECRPAGGVVVADGWTSPAPAARKITSSFGMRLHPILGVYKLHAGTDLGATCDTPIYAAAAGTVIAANGAGTSAQRDLVRIDHGGGVNTLYMHMYPSGIFVQPGDVVDAGQLIAAVGSAGSSTACHLHYEVRIDGTPIDPVPFMQERGVTLP; from the coding sequence ATGAGCGACAGCAAGCTCGGCGTGATCGCGGCCGCCGGCGTAGCGCTCGTGATCGGCCCGGTCCTCGCCCTCGGATCCTGCGGCGTCCTGGTGAGCACGCAGGCTCAGCTGCTGGCGACGTGCCAGGAGACGCTCGCCTCCGCCACCAACGCGACCACGCTCAACGTCGACGCGATCGCCGACCACCCGGAGATCTCCGGGCCCGCGATCTCGAAGGACGCGGCGGTTCGCCTCGAGCAGCTGCGCAACGCCGCGTACATCATGAACGCCGCGGCCGCGCTCGGGCTGAACACCCGAGCGCAGGAGATCGGCGTCATGACCGCGATGGGCGAATCCAGCCTGAGGGTCATCGACTACGGCGATGCCGCCGGCCCGGACTCGCGTGGACTGTTCCAGCAGCGCGACAACGGGGCATGGGGCAGCTACGCGGACCGCATGGATCCGTTCATCAGCGCCACGAACTTCTTCAAGGCGCTGCAGCGGGTCTCGGGCTGGGAGCAGATGACCGGCACCGCCGCCGCCCACGCGGTGCAGCGCAACGCCGACCCGGACCACTACGCGAAGTATGAGCCGACGGCCAAGCAGATCGTGGCTGCGCTGGCGGGCGCGACGTACGACCCGCAGACGCCGGCGGAGTGCCGTCCGGCGGGCGGTGTCGTGGTCGCCGACGGCTGGACCAGCCCGGCGCCCGCGGCCCGCAAGATCACCTCGAGCTTCGGGATGCGCCTGCACCCGATCCTCGGCGTGTACAAGCTGCATGCGGGCACCGATCTCGGCGCGACCTGCGACACGCCCATCTACGCGGCCGCTGCGGGCACGGTGATCGCCGCCAACGGCGCAGGCACGAGCGCGCAACGCGACCTGGTGCGCATCGACCACGGCGGAGGGGTCAACACCCTCTACATGCACATGTACCCCTCGGGGATCTTCGTGCAGCCCGGCGACGTCGTCGACGCCGGCCAGCTCATCGCCGCGGTCGGCAGCGCCGGGAGCTCGACCGCCTGCCACCTGCACTACGAGGTGCGTATCGACGGGACCCCGATCGACCCGGTCCCCTTCATGCAAGAGAGGGGGGTGACGCTGCCGTGA